In Winkia neuii, a genomic segment contains:
- a CDS encoding ROK family protein produces MHAFGIDVGGTNIKAVLASKTGEVAARWNRPTPRTGKVEDIIDALADLYATMRAESSGLEGVTELVPTVTVAVPGIVDEEHGVGVYSVNLGWKDYPLRDALATALQVPVVLAHDVRSGALGESRWGAAEADSLYIALGTGVSAALIIDGYPVAAHPWSGEIGQHLVPDPDRPGQNTTLEKVCSASAFARRMWRADPRLIAEDAGAREVFDLARGGNELARHIISSGLGELSRSIAAAIHLLGPIPVVVGGGMAGAGPLLLNPIAQQLRSYSPLLPEAPLRSATLGTYSQALGAAVRSFDSYVQWRALPISFPAVD; encoded by the coding sequence ATGCACGCCTTCGGGATAGATGTCGGCGGCACCAACATCAAGGCGGTGCTTGCCAGCAAAACCGGCGAGGTCGCAGCCAGGTGGAATCGCCCCACTCCGCGCACCGGCAAGGTGGAGGACATTATCGACGCGCTCGCGGATCTGTATGCCACTATGCGCGCTGAAAGTAGCGGGCTCGAGGGCGTCACCGAGTTGGTACCCACCGTAACGGTGGCAGTACCGGGCATTGTTGACGAGGAACACGGGGTGGGGGTCTACTCCGTCAATTTGGGGTGGAAAGATTACCCGCTGCGCGACGCCCTCGCCACTGCCCTGCAGGTACCCGTAGTGCTAGCGCATGACGTGCGTTCGGGCGCTCTTGGGGAAAGCAGGTGGGGTGCGGCAGAGGCCGATAGCCTCTACATTGCCCTGGGTACCGGCGTTTCCGCAGCCTTGATCATCGACGGCTACCCCGTGGCCGCCCACCCGTGGTCTGGCGAGATCGGGCAACACCTGGTGCCCGATCCGGATCGGCCCGGCCAGAACACCACGTTGGAAAAGGTGTGTTCGGCCTCCGCTTTCGCACGCCGCATGTGGAGGGCGGATCCGCGCCTCATTGCAGAGGATGCGGGGGCGCGCGAGGTCTTCGATCTGGCTCGCGGCGGCAACGAATTGGCGCGGCACATCATTAGTTCTGGTCTGGGCGAGTTGTCGCGCTCCATTGCCGCTGCCATTCATTTGCTTGGTCCCATTCCCGTAGTCGTGGGTGGGGGTATGGCTGGGGCTGGTCCTCTGCTGCTCAATCCCATTGCACAGCAGCTGCGCTCGTACTCGCCGCTGCTCCCCGAAGCTCCTCTGCGCAGTGCCACCTTGGGTACTTACAGTCAGGCTCTGGGGGCTGCAGTGCGCTCGTTCGATTCCTACGTGCAGTGGCGCGCACTGCCCATTAGTTTCCCAGCGGTGGATTAG